The following coding sequences are from one Lycium ferocissimum isolate CSIRO_LF1 chromosome 3, AGI_CSIRO_Lferr_CH_V1, whole genome shotgun sequence window:
- the LOC132050845 gene encoding protein VAPYRIN-like: MDRLLSLEPTNLVTVRLEPGQKCSGELTLRNVMYTMPVAFRLQPVNKTRYTIRPQSGIISPLTTITLEIIYHLPPNTTLPNTFPHSDDSFLLHSVVAPGAAINNKATSPTLLDMVPSDWFTTKKKQVFIDSAIKIMFVGSPVLCYLVKKGYMDEIREVLEKSDPNCKPADSVDFEGQTLLHLAISQSRPDLVQLLLEFGPNIEAHSKSCSSPLEAAAALGESLIVELLLAKKAKTERTEYSASGPIHLAAGNGHLEVLKLLLLNGADVNALTKDGNTALHIAVEERRRDCARVLLASGVRIDERNAVNWETALHIAAGLGDEHMVRVLIQKGAEKNVRNKYGKTAYDVAAEQGHNKLFDALRLGDNLCVAARKGEVRTIQRLLENGASINGRDQHGWTALHRASFKGRIEVVKALIENGIDVNARDEDGYSALHCAVEAGHVDVVELLVKKGADIESRTSKGISPLQIAESLKYSGLTRILMQGSGAKEQFGAKLETNFAKSYGKLAKDEEIGTVKKRSHVNKSSRGRRSSFDRTVPLVVG, translated from the exons ATGGATAGACTATTAAGCTTAGAGCCAACGAATTTGGTGACGGTACGACTTGAACCAGGCCAGAAGTGTTCAGGTGAGTTAACTCTCCGGAACGTCATGTACACCATGCCTGTGGCGTTCCGGCTACAGCCAGTAAACAAGACACGTTACACGATCCGCCCGCAATCGGGCATCATCTCTCCACTAACAACAATCACCTTGGAGATAATTTACCATCTCCCTCCAAACACAACTCTCCCAAACACTTTCCCTCACTCTGATGATTCATTCCTCTTGCATAGTGTTGTTGCCCCAGGGGCAGCTATTAACAATAAGGCCACTTCTCCAACTTTACTAGACATGGTCCCAAGTGATTGGTTCACTACAAAGAAAAAACAAGTTTTCATAGATAGTGCAATTAAAATCATGTTTGTTGGTTCCCCTGTTTTGTGCTATCTAGTGAAAAAAGGCTATATGGATGAAATTAGAGAAGTGTTAGAAAAAAGTGATCCTAATTGCAAACCAGCTGATTCAGTTGACTTTGAAGGTCAAACATTACTTCACTTGGCTATTTCACAAAGCAGGCCTGATTTAGTCCAATTACTACTTGAATTTGGGCCTAACATAGAGGCCCATAGTAAATCATGTTCAAGCCCACTTGAAGCAGCAGCAGCATTAGGAGAATCACTAATTGTTGAACTTTTATTAGCCAAAAAGGCTAAAACTGAGAGAACAGAGTACTCTGCTTCTGGCCCAATACATCTTGCTGCAGGAAATGGCCATTTGGAAGTACTAAAATTGCTCTTGCTCAACGGGGCTGATGTGAATGCACTAACTAAAG ACGGCAACACGGCTTTGCACATTGCTGTGGAGGAAAGGAGAAGAGATTGTGCTCGGGTTTTGTTGGCGAGTGGCGTGAGAATCGATGAGCGAAATGCGGTGAATTGGGAGACGGCTTTGCATATTGCAGCAGGATTGGGAGATGAACATATGGTTCGTGTTTTGATTCAAAAGGGAGCTGAGAAAAATGTACGTAATAAGTATGGGAAAACGGCTTATGATGTTGCTGCTGAGCAGGGACACAACAAACTGTTCGACGCCCTCCGTTTAG GCGACAACCTATGTGTGGCGGCTCGAAAAGGAGAGGTAAGAACCATCCAGCGGCTCCTAGAAAACGGAGCCAGCATCAACGGACGTGACCAACACGGATGGACAGCATTACACAGGGCAAGTTTCAAGGGACGAATAGAAGTTGTAAAGGCATTAATAGAAAATGGAATTGATGTAAATGCACGAGATGAAGATGGATATAGTGCCTTGCACTGTGCAGTTGAAGCTGGCCATGTTGATGTAGTTGAATTGCTAGTTAAAAAAGGTGCAGATATTGAGTCAAGAACTAGTAAAGGGATTAGTCCATTGCAAATTGCAGAGTCGTTAAAGTATTCGGGGTTGACTAGGATACTCATGCAAGGAAGTGGAGCAAAAGAACAATTTGGGGCGAAATTGGAGACAAATTTCGCGAAATCATATGGTAAATTGGCTAAAGATGAAGAAATTGGAACAGTCAAGAAGAGATCTCATGTTAATAAATCATCCAGAGGTCGGAGAAGTAGCTTTGATAGGACTGTTCCATTGGTTGTGGGGTGA